The following are encoded together in the Sulfuricurvum sp. genome:
- a CDS encoding epoxyqueuosine reductase QueH — protein MLVHICCSVDSHFFIEKLQYEYPDEKLVAFFYDPNIHPYSEYRLRLLDVERSCKKLGIELIEGPYDFENWMDAVRGLEYEPEKGARCEVCFDKRFEVSAHKAIELGESTMTTTLLVSPKKSQEQLISSGEAFEETHGVKFVAFDYRKNNGTADQGRVAKEQQLYRQDYCGCLFGLSMQRNQQQRLMDEMFSPISKQILPASIEERLELYSRRNALEEQGISYRIIKERFYNYRLIRSLVKVGTEIVPSYPLFYSTINRTSTEGKIDFEIDGQFFLNREEVRFITLDTFNLLTSSMYKNTQELMFNAPSLETEIALRTQLSDNPFNTSAIIVVDTIPTDKISLVLETKMYEDTREKLILL, from the coding sequence ATGCTAGTCCACATCTGCTGTAGCGTCGATTCCCACTTCTTTATCGAAAAACTACAGTACGAATACCCCGATGAAAAGCTCGTCGCTTTCTTCTATGACCCCAATATCCACCCTTATAGCGAATACCGATTGCGCCTTTTAGACGTTGAACGTAGTTGCAAAAAACTGGGGATTGAGCTGATAGAAGGCCCATACGATTTTGAGAACTGGATGGACGCGGTTCGAGGTCTCGAATATGAGCCCGAAAAAGGAGCGCGCTGCGAGGTGTGCTTTGATAAGCGTTTCGAGGTAAGTGCCCACAAAGCCATCGAACTCGGCGAGTCTACCATGACCACCACCCTCCTCGTCAGCCCAAAAAAATCCCAAGAACAACTTATCAGTAGCGGCGAAGCATTCGAAGAGACGCATGGTGTCAAATTTGTGGCGTTTGATTACCGTAAAAATAATGGAACCGCCGATCAAGGACGCGTTGCCAAAGAACAGCAACTCTACCGTCAAGACTATTGCGGTTGTCTTTTTGGACTCTCCATGCAACGAAATCAGCAACAACGACTGATGGACGAGATGTTCTCCCCTATTTCAAAACAGATTCTCCCTGCCTCTATCGAAGAGAGATTGGAACTCTACAGCCGCCGTAATGCACTCGAAGAACAAGGCATTTCCTATCGTATCATCAAAGAGCGGTTTTACAACTACCGCCTGATTCGATCTTTAGTAAAAGTCGGCACCGAAATCGTCCCCTCTTACCCCCTCTTCTACTCCACCATCAACCGCACCTCCACCGAGGGAAAAATTGATTTTGAAATAGACGGTCAGTTTTTTCTCAACCGTGAAGAGGTACGATTTATCACCCTCGATACGTTTAATCTGCTCACCTCATCGATGTATAAAAACACCCAAGAATTGATGTTTAATGCACCTTCCCTCGAAACCGAGATAGCGTTACGGACACAACTAAGTGATAACCCGTTCAATACTTCAGCAATCATCGTCGTGGATACGATTCCAACGGATAAAATCTCTCTCGTTTTAGAGACAAAAATGTATGAAGATACGAGAGAAAAGCTTATACTTCTTTAA
- a CDS encoding peptidylprolyl isomerase: MFGRKELKTYTVTPEEMASYQWAKMTTAKGVIWIKLYNEETPNTVANFAALVNDGYYNGLNFHRVIPGFMAQGGCPHGTGTGGPGWAIPCETALNKHRHVKGTLSMAHAGPNTGGSQFFICFVSCPHLDGVHTVFGGIEADDKESMAVLDSIAMRDSIDSVEILAEKK; the protein is encoded by the coding sequence ATGTTTGGACGCAAAGAACTTAAAACTTACACTGTCACTCCAGAAGAGATGGCAAGTTACCAATGGGCAAAAATGACTACCGCTAAAGGGGTTATATGGATCAAACTTTACAATGAAGAGACTCCTAATACCGTTGCTAACTTCGCGGCACTGGTAAATGATGGCTATTACAACGGTCTTAATTTTCACCGTGTAATCCCTGGGTTCATGGCTCAAGGGGGATGTCCTCACGGTACAGGTACCGGTGGACCGGGTTGGGCAATTCCATGTGAAACTGCACTGAACAAGCACCGCCACGTCAAAGGGACTCTCTCTATGGCACACGCAGGACCAAACACCGGAGGAAGCCAGTTCTTCATCTGTTTCGTAAGCTGTCCTCACCTCGATGGTGTTCATACCGTATTCGGCGGAATCGAAGCGGATGATAAAGAATCAATGGCGGTATTAGACTCTATCGCTATGCGTGATAGTATCGATTCTGTAGAGATTTTGGCTGAGAAAAAGTAA
- a CDS encoding HAMP domain-containing sensor histidine kinase, with protein sequence MQRRVNNISLRDLNFYTIVFILLFTVVFSSLLIYDEYKGFEKTVQLETAFINDSNTTQPHALTHNAIKGRLIKIVLEISTLALILFSFVFGISKIVNSMLARDMERFLQFFESAHQNETNILPNELYFNEFKRMAGYANDMAVMIYEQQESLKTLNASLEERVIKKTEALQQKNEALEEEQRFSQGLLESHKQFIRYAIHETHTPLSVIMANIELFSMNEGRNRYLAKIEAAVKNVFSIYDDLSYLVKKDQIEYPKKAIELGEYVEKRLEFFDEVAQFSHLTFVYKKPEFPTWIHFNETKLQRVIDNNITNAIKYTARGEKIFVGVNSDIEESRFWVESHSQKIEDIEKIFDAYYRERKKTDGFGLGLSLVKSICDEEGVEIRIESSTELTRFEYRLRKKGDV encoded by the coding sequence TTGCAACGCAGAGTAAATAATATTTCATTACGAGACTTAAACTTCTATACCATTGTTTTTATCCTACTTTTTACCGTTGTTTTCTCTTCATTGCTGATTTATGACGAATACAAAGGGTTTGAAAAAACTGTTCAATTAGAGACAGCGTTTATCAATGATAGTAACACGACACAGCCGCACGCATTGACTCATAATGCAATAAAAGGTCGTTTGATAAAAATTGTTTTGGAAATTTCGACCTTGGCATTGATATTATTTAGTTTTGTTTTTGGTATCTCTAAAATCGTTAACAGCATGTTGGCACGGGATATGGAACGATTTTTACAATTTTTTGAATCAGCACATCAGAATGAGACGAATATCCTCCCCAATGAGCTTTACTTTAATGAGTTTAAGCGGATGGCGGGGTATGCTAATGACATGGCGGTGATGATATATGAACAACAAGAATCGCTAAAAACACTCAATGCTTCACTCGAAGAACGGGTAATTAAAAAAACAGAGGCATTACAACAAAAGAATGAGGCACTGGAAGAGGAACAACGTTTTTCTCAAGGGTTACTTGAATCGCACAAACAGTTTATCCGTTATGCTATTCATGAAACACATACGCCACTTTCGGTTATTATGGCGAATATCGAACTCTTTTCTATGAATGAAGGGCGCAACCGTTATCTCGCCAAAATCGAAGCGGCGGTAAAAAACGTCTTTAGTATCTATGATGATTTGAGCTATTTGGTCAAAAAAGATCAAATAGAGTATCCCAAAAAAGCGATTGAATTAGGAGAATATGTTGAAAAGAGACTTGAATTTTTCGATGAGGTGGCACAGTTTTCTCATTTGACTTTTGTGTATAAAAAACCTGAATTTCCTACATGGATTCATTTTAATGAAACCAAACTTCAACGGGTAATCGACAACAATATTACGAATGCGATCAAGTATACTGCACGTGGAGAAAAAATCTTTGTCGGTGTAAACAGTGATATTGAGGAGAGCCGATTTTGGGTAGAGAGCCATTCTCAAAAGATTGAAGATATAGAGAAAATTTTTGATGCGTATTATCGGGAGCGGAAAAAAACAGATGGGTTTGGATTAGGGCTTAGTTTGGTAAAATCAATTTGTGATGAAGAGGGGGTAGAAATTCGTATTGAATCGTCAACCGAATTGACCCGTTTTGAATACCGATTGCGTAAAAAAGGTGATGTATGA
- a CDS encoding response regulator transcription factor — MKILLLEDEMMLCEAINEYLLSLGHRVVTFSDGSKALEVLAQEMFDLLILDINVPGIDGLDLLEQLHTLKIRPPAIYISALVDIEGISRAYDLGCYDYLKKPFHLKELALRIDKVMQVCTIPQSHLRLSKSYSYDASTSTLLCENVSQPLSKRQLQIIDLLSRNRGRVVDFDQFRTYIWDEEYVDNATIRAEVSRLNKSLKEDFIQNIRAIGYMIDIPKNI; from the coding sequence ATGAAGATTTTATTGCTTGAAGATGAGATGATGCTGTGTGAAGCGATCAATGAGTATTTACTCTCTTTGGGACATCGTGTTGTTACGTTTAGTGATGGTTCGAAAGCTTTGGAAGTATTGGCTCAGGAGATGTTTGATCTCCTTATCCTCGATATTAATGTCCCCGGAATCGATGGATTAGATCTTCTCGAACAGCTTCATACCTTGAAAATCCGTCCTCCTGCTATCTATATCAGTGCCTTGGTTGATATCGAGGGGATCTCTCGTGCATACGATTTAGGATGTTACGATTATCTCAAAAAACCGTTTCATCTTAAAGAGCTTGCACTGCGAATCGATAAGGTGATGCAGGTGTGTACCATCCCACAAAGTCATCTACGCCTTTCTAAAAGTTACAGCTATGATGCCTCTACTTCAACACTACTGTGTGAAAACGTATCACAGCCTTTGAGTAAACGGCAACTCCAAATTATCGATTTACTCTCTCGAAATCGTGGTCGTGTGGTTGATTTTGACCAGTTTCGCACCTATATATGGGACGAAGAGTACGTTGACAACGCCACTATTCGTGCTGAAGTGAGCCGATTGAATAAAAGTCTCAAAGAGGATTTTATTCAAAATATTAGGGCGATTGGTTACATGATTGACATTCCTAAGAATATTTAA
- a CDS encoding OprD family outer membrane porin, which yields MRRIVSLSLVASALISSAYGADDLAGMFSEGKVSGQLREFSITRDYNGASNFTRMANAVGGYVKYETGGWNGLSLGAALYGTAGFELGNRSNVNDVDPTLLSKNNSNDIYFGEAYLQYKNGNTAFKAGRQKLDTPMAGSDDARMLPNLFEAYVLSNTDIKDTTLVAAHVTKFAQGTFGRVYNASANHANAVLSATAGYSYWDSRNQTGSFVDMGKYAVGQNTDGVTVAAVVYSGVPGLKLQLWDYYAHDILNAVYAEANYALTMSNGMAPYFAAQWINERDVGSSYAGNVQSDFFGAKAGVKVANFDLYAAVSSNTKDASSPAVNGGTISPWGGMPAYTQGMVTRHQFMAGTEAWKVAGNYNWKDMGVNLNTGVYYASFDLDALNGYSAKACTTTESGFDVIYSPEKMKNLQLRLRANYTRDFAQTAAGVPTDWDEYRFITNYNF from the coding sequence ATGAGACGAATCGTATCTCTATCGCTTGTTGCATCGGCTTTGATAAGCAGTGCATATGGAGCGGATGATTTAGCAGGGATGTTTAGTGAAGGAAAAGTAAGCGGACAACTTCGTGAATTTTCAATCACACGCGATTATAACGGTGCTAGTAATTTTACTCGTATGGCAAATGCCGTCGGCGGATATGTCAAATACGAAACCGGCGGATGGAACGGGTTGAGCCTAGGTGCAGCACTTTATGGAACAGCCGGTTTTGAACTCGGTAACCGTAGCAATGTGAATGATGTCGATCCAACGCTTTTAAGTAAAAATAATAGCAATGATATCTATTTCGGTGAAGCGTATCTCCAATATAAAAACGGAAACACAGCGTTTAAAGCGGGACGTCAAAAACTCGATACCCCAATGGCAGGCAGTGATGATGCCCGTATGCTTCCAAACCTTTTTGAAGCGTATGTGTTGAGTAACACCGATATCAAAGATACAACTTTGGTTGCAGCACACGTAACAAAGTTCGCACAAGGGACATTTGGACGTGTTTATAATGCCAGTGCCAATCATGCAAATGCTGTGTTGAGTGCGACTGCTGGATACTCTTATTGGGATTCTCGTAATCAAACGGGCAGTTTTGTAGATATGGGTAAATATGCTGTTGGTCAAAATACTGACGGTGTAACCGTTGCGGCTGTTGTCTATTCCGGTGTACCGGGATTGAAGCTTCAATTGTGGGACTATTATGCACATGATATTCTTAATGCAGTCTATGCAGAAGCGAATTATGCTTTGACAATGAGCAATGGAATGGCTCCTTATTTCGCCGCTCAATGGATTAATGAGCGAGATGTTGGAAGCAGTTATGCCGGAAATGTACAAAGTGACTTTTTTGGTGCAAAAGCAGGAGTTAAAGTAGCTAATTTTGATCTCTATGCAGCGGTTTCAAGCAATACCAAAGATGCATCTTCTCCGGCAGTTAACGGCGGAACGATTTCTCCATGGGGTGGAATGCCTGCCTATACGCAAGGGATGGTAACACGTCATCAATTTATGGCGGGAACTGAAGCTTGGAAAGTTGCAGGAAACTATAACTGGAAAGATATGGGTGTGAATCTGAACACAGGTGTTTATTATGCTTCGTTTGATTTGGATGCACTCAATGGGTATTCTGCAAAAGCATGTACAACAACAGAATCTGGATTTGATGTGATCTATAGCCCTGAGAAAATGAAAAACTTGCAATTACGTTTGCGTGCAAACTATACGCGTGATTTTGCACAAACCGCTGCCGGCGTTCCAACTGATTGGGACGAATATCGTTTTATTACCAATTACAACTTTTAA
- a CDS encoding DUF485 domain-containing protein: MKQEMVDRIKNDPDFIHLVKTRSKFAWTLTIVMLVIYFGFVLTIAFDPSILGTPLSAGAVTTVGIPVGVAVIVSAFILTGIYVRRANGEFDELTAKIKAKAKGE, encoded by the coding sequence ATGAAACAAGAGATGGTTGATCGTATTAAGAACGATCCAGATTTTATTCATTTGGTCAAAACACGCAGTAAATTTGCATGGACCTTGACGATTGTGATGTTAGTTATTTATTTCGGATTTGTTTTGACAATCGCATTTGATCCGTCAATTTTAGGAACTCCGCTATCGGCAGGAGCTGTGACAACCGTTGGTATTCCGGTTGGTGTAGCGGTTATCGTAAGCGCATTTATTTTGACAGGAATTTATGTTCGTCGTGCAAACGGTGAGTTTGATGAATTGACCGCTAAAATTAAAGCTAAAGCGAAGGGGGAATAA
- a CDS encoding cation acetate symporter → MRALLFLLIASVGIFAGEALTGAVEKQPLNMSAIMMFIIFVAATLGITYWAAKRTKTAKDFYTAGGGITGFQNGMAIAGDYMSAASFLGISALVYGKGYDGLIYSIGFLVGWPIILFMVAEQLRNLGKYTFADVASYRLQQTPIRTLAAFGSILTVVLYLIAQMVGAGKLIQLLFGLDYNVAVVMVGVLMILYVTFGGMLATTWVQIIKAFLLLSGATFMAVAVMAHYNFNFETLFSTAVSMKDQTIMAPGKLVSDPISAISLGVALMFGTAGLPHILMRFFTVSDAKEARKSVFYATGFIGYFYILTFIIGFGAIVMVFKNPHYLDLAKQATDGGFPILGGDNMAAIHLSQAVGGDFFLGFISAVAFATILAVVSGLTLAGASAISHDLYASVIKKGKTDGMMEMKVSKIATVVLGLVAIYLGIIFEKQNIAFMVGLAFAVAASANFPILFLSMFWSKLTTRGALIGGTIGLLTAIVLVILGPMVWAEIINGDALKAAIAAAKAAATATGASAADIVKAGDTAKTAFIKETAIFPYQYPALFSVTAAFVSIWFFSITDRSENSRKEEEAYEAQYIRSQTGIGAEGAVEH, encoded by the coding sequence ATGAGAGCATTACTTTTTTTATTAATTGCTTCTGTTGGGATATTTGCCGGTGAGGCATTGACCGGTGCAGTCGAAAAACAACCGCTTAATATGTCCGCTATTATGATGTTTATCATCTTTGTTGCTGCTACTCTTGGGATTACCTATTGGGCGGCAAAACGTACTAAAACGGCAAAAGATTTTTATACTGCCGGCGGAGGAATCACTGGATTTCAAAACGGTATGGCGATTGCAGGGGACTATATGTCAGCAGCATCGTTTTTGGGTATTTCTGCTCTCGTTTACGGAAAAGGGTATGATGGTTTGATCTACTCTATCGGGTTCTTGGTCGGATGGCCGATTATCTTGTTTATGGTAGCTGAACAACTCCGTAACCTCGGTAAATACACCTTTGCAGACGTTGCATCGTATCGTCTACAACAAACTCCGATTCGTACATTGGCGGCATTTGGTTCAATCTTGACGGTTGTATTGTATTTGATCGCGCAAATGGTAGGGGCTGGAAAATTGATCCAACTTCTTTTCGGTTTAGATTATAACGTTGCAGTTGTGATGGTCGGTGTATTGATGATCCTTTACGTAACATTCGGTGGTATGCTCGCGACAACATGGGTTCAAATCATCAAAGCGTTCTTGTTGCTCTCTGGGGCTACATTTATGGCGGTTGCGGTTATGGCTCACTATAACTTTAACTTTGAAACATTGTTCTCTACTGCGGTGAGTATGAAAGATCAAACGATTATGGCTCCGGGTAAATTGGTAAGTGATCCGATTTCAGCGATTTCGTTGGGGGTTGCATTGATGTTCGGTACAGCAGGTCTTCCGCACATCCTTATGCGTTTTTTCACCGTTAGCGATGCAAAAGAAGCCCGTAAATCGGTTTTTTATGCGACAGGATTTATCGGGTATTTCTATATCTTGACGTTCATCATCGGTTTCGGTGCGATCGTAATGGTATTCAAAAATCCTCATTATCTTGATTTGGCGAAACAAGCAACAGATGGCGGCTTCCCAATCCTCGGTGGTGACAACATGGCGGCGATTCACTTGTCTCAAGCAGTTGGCGGTGACTTTTTCCTCGGATTTATCTCTGCGGTAGCGTTTGCAACGATCTTAGCGGTTGTTTCCGGTCTTACATTGGCGGGTGCATCAGCGATTTCACATGACCTTTATGCGAGTGTTATCAAAAAAGGTAAAACTGATGGGATGATGGAGATGAAAGTTTCTAAAATCGCTACGGTTGTTTTAGGTCTTGTCGCGATCTATCTTGGTATTATTTTTGAAAAACAAAATATTGCATTCATGGTAGGATTGGCGTTTGCGGTTGCTGCAAGTGCGAACTTCCCGATTTTGTTCCTCTCTATGTTCTGGTCAAAATTGACAACACGCGGTGCTTTGATCGGTGGAACTATCGGGTTGTTGACGGCAATTGTTTTAGTTATTCTCGGGCCAATGGTTTGGGCGGAAATTATCAATGGTGATGCACTTAAAGCAGCTATTGCTGCGGCTAAAGCTGCTGCAACGGCAACGGGTGCATCTGCAGCTGACATTGTAAAAGCAGGTGATACGGCTAAAACAGCTTTCATTAAAGAAACTGCGATTTTCCCGTATCAATATCCGGCATTGTTCTCAGTAACAGCGGCATTCGTCAGTATCTGGTTCTTTTCGATTACCGATCGTAGTGAAAACTCACGTAAAGAAGAAGAGGCATACGAAGCACAATATATCCGTTCTCAAACCGGTATTGGTGCTGAGGGTGCAGTAGAGCATTAA
- a CDS encoding putative nucleotidyltransferase substrate binding domain-containing protein, whose translation MSLFDQKALLMSIHPFDLLGERMIEKLMTQMDIAYYPKETILIAPRVRAESLYIIIKGIVNETIEGELQNVYGERDSFDANSLIYGNTQSTFSVAEDLICYELPKEPFLNLLQDVESFQNYFMQDFITKHQNLKERQHQNELTPFMVSRVDEIYLHTPCFVDAMMPIKEALRQMADQDANVILVNDGDKVGIVTDTNLREKLLLSDKSRNDPIGEIATFGLISIERSDFLFNALLLFTKHGVKRLVVVDNEQIVGILEQLDLLSHFANHTHLIAASIDRAVSIDELQNAQRSLTHLVRSLTSKGVRVRYVSKLVSELNAKVYRKVFEMVLPESLHDKCALIVMGSEGRGEQILRTDQDNALIVRDGENVESYEPYMVTLNEYLLQLGFPKCNGNVMVSNPYWRNSVMGYKSKIEGWTDTLNEEALMGLSIFLDAHCVAGDEHLLDDCKTFLQQHFEGRSDIMAHLAKSALAFETPLSLIGGFVLGRAEHGSEFDIKKGGIFAIVHGIRILSLEYKIAHTNTTERIKELNNLGVFDKRFASELIEAYDTLLSIRLRFILAQKQGSNEQNYVNPKLLTKAERDLLKDAFKIVNTFKKFLTYHFHLGMVV comes from the coding sequence TTGAGTCTATTTGACCAAAAAGCACTATTGATGTCAATTCATCCTTTCGACCTTTTGGGGGAGAGGATGATCGAAAAACTGATGACCCAGATGGATATTGCCTATTATCCCAAAGAGACGATACTTATCGCTCCGAGGGTGAGGGCGGAATCTCTCTATATCATTATCAAAGGTATTGTCAACGAAACCATCGAGGGTGAACTCCAAAACGTTTATGGGGAGCGCGACAGCTTTGACGCCAACTCCCTCATATATGGAAATACCCAAAGCACCTTTAGCGTTGCCGAAGATCTCATTTGCTATGAACTCCCTAAAGAACCCTTCCTTAACCTTCTCCAAGATGTTGAATCCTTTCAAAATTACTTTATGCAAGATTTCATTACCAAACATCAAAATCTCAAAGAGCGTCAACACCAAAATGAGCTAACCCCTTTTATGGTTTCCCGTGTGGATGAGATTTATCTGCATACCCCATGTTTTGTGGATGCTATGATGCCTATCAAAGAGGCATTGCGACAAATGGCGGATCAAGATGCGAATGTTATTTTGGTTAATGATGGCGATAAGGTCGGGATTGTTACCGATACCAATTTACGTGAAAAACTCCTTTTAAGTGATAAAAGCCGAAATGACCCGATTGGCGAGATTGCGACGTTTGGTTTGATTAGTATAGAGCGAAGTGATTTTCTTTTTAACGCGTTATTGCTCTTTACGAAACACGGAGTCAAACGGCTGGTTGTTGTCGATAATGAGCAAATCGTCGGGATACTTGAGCAGCTTGATTTGCTGAGCCATTTTGCCAATCATACCCATCTCATCGCTGCTTCTATCGATCGCGCGGTGAGTATCGATGAACTGCAAAACGCACAGCGTTCACTCACCCATTTGGTACGCTCACTCACGAGCAAAGGGGTACGTGTACGCTATGTCTCTAAACTGGTAAGTGAACTTAACGCAAAGGTGTATCGCAAAGTTTTTGAGATGGTTCTCCCTGAATCATTGCATGATAAATGTGCATTAATCGTTATGGGTTCTGAGGGACGGGGCGAGCAAATATTGCGTACCGATCAAGATAATGCCCTTATTGTTCGAGACGGCGAAAATGTTGAGAGTTATGAACCTTACATGGTAACTCTCAATGAATATCTTCTTCAATTGGGATTTCCAAAATGCAACGGTAACGTCATGGTCTCTAACCCCTACTGGCGTAATAGTGTTATGGGATACAAAAGCAAAATCGAGGGGTGGACGGATACTTTAAATGAAGAAGCATTGATGGGATTATCGATTTTCCTCGATGCCCATTGCGTCGCGGGTGATGAACACCTTTTGGATGATTGTAAAACTTTTTTACAACAACATTTTGAAGGGCGAAGTGACATAATGGCTCATCTGGCAAAATCGGCTTTGGCTTTTGAGACCCCTTTGAGCCTTATCGGCGGTTTTGTTTTGGGGAGAGCTGAGCACGGGAGTGAATTTGATATTAAAAAAGGGGGGATTTTCGCGATTGTTCATGGCATCCGAATCCTCTCATTGGAGTATAAAATTGCCCATACAAATACGACGGAACGGATTAAAGAACTCAATAATCTAGGGGTATTTGATAAGCGTTTTGCGAGTGAATTGATCGAAGCGTATGATACGCTGCTCAGTATCCGTTTAAGATTTATCCTTGCACAGAAACAAGGCTCTAACGAGCAAAATTACGTTAACCCGAAATTACTCACCAAAGCAGAGCGCGATCTGCTCAAAGATGCGTTTAAAATTGTCAATACATTCAAAAAATTTCTCACCTACCATTTTCATTTAGGAATGGTGGTTTGA
- a CDS encoding 3'-5' exonuclease translates to MFESLKRSWNRRGLNDENYAWMFEPYSGDEVVVFDTETTGLNTKKDAVLSIGAVKVKGDRILTSESFEIFLKPEREISTESIKIHHIRPCDLEQAYEPLEGVKKFLDFIGNRPLVGYYLEFDMAMINRLIKPWLGCELPHKQIEVSGLYFDKKIALIPQGNIDLRFDTILRDLNLPRMGQHNALNDAIMTAMVYIKLKNTLKLH, encoded by the coding sequence ATGTTCGAATCTCTCAAACGTTCGTGGAACCGTCGTGGTCTTAACGATGAAAACTATGCGTGGATGTTTGAACCCTATAGCGGTGATGAAGTGGTGGTTTTTGATACCGAAACAACGGGACTCAATACTAAAAAAGATGCGGTACTCAGTATCGGTGCGGTGAAGGTCAAAGGGGATCGTATTTTGACCTCGGAGAGCTTTGAAATTTTCTTAAAACCTGAACGTGAAATTAGCACGGAAAGTATCAAAATCCACCATATTCGACCATGTGATTTAGAACAAGCGTATGAACCATTAGAGGGGGTAAAAAAATTCTTGGATTTTATTGGAAATCGCCCACTTGTAGGGTATTATTTGGAGTTTGATATGGCGATGATAAATCGCTTGATCAAGCCATGGTTAGGGTGTGAACTCCCCCATAAACAGATCGAGGTTTCAGGGCTCTATTTTGATAAAAAAATTGCTCTGATTCCCCAAGGAAACATTGATTTGCGCTTTGACACAATCCTACGAGATTTAAATCTTCCGCGGATGGGTCAGCACAACGCATTAAACGATGCAATTATGACCGCAATGGTCTACATAAAATTAAAAAATACACTTAAACTACACTAA